In a genomic window of Helianthus annuus cultivar XRQ/B chromosome 10, HanXRQr2.0-SUNRISE, whole genome shotgun sequence:
- the LOC110921677 gene encoding DUF724 domain-containing protein 7 isoform X1: MANGFFPTYRVGKKVEVTLEEEILRDVWFPATVVEDLGNNRFLVEYKELQRVSIDHLHIRPSAPQFTVTSFGLLEKVDAFYDFGWWSGVITKKLTDSRYVVYFKQTNKVKEFSHLELRPHVEWKDDGWFTTRQPAKEDKSVDLKPPMITSARKKGKLSADSRGPKALHNTAGDLTLTTTTPNTVKGKPVTENTPSPVVIGLQCKALTASQTKTSKRLISKSPQNVDEPEAPQSSLLLASKIVDVQDKETDGNSSTIRKWGKTFRRQPTNRKTSVALSNQNGDASVKKQKEKSNTPAKGKRGRNIISLNIESSPQVSVDLHDSSAQIVLVNGTSDIVEKTLDLVSENQSLSRLFLASLESAGKEPSGNSNIPLSITNGDDQKPSFEKRSSFWETIGSMEAFRLFPQNPHFRPLDTLNESARERHAIYKMVDFSGVFENMCRLRRDHPRTEFQDQLEILLELETHGFDVHSLRSRLMEMLSCKDKREALETGSKDPEDHLEIECVKVQERKIHIMLIDCQINELREKRERLVKENEESTMNIAAWEKEVAEIEEAKCECDRKFYELANARY; the protein is encoded by the exons ATGGCAAATGGGTTTTTTCCGACATACAG GGTAGGCAAAAAGGTGGAAGTAACTCTAGAGGAAGAAATTTTGCGTGACGTTTGGTTCCCTGCAACTGTCGTTGAAGATCTAGGCAACAATCGGTTCTTGGTTGAATACAAAGAGCTTCAAAGAGTTAGTATAGATCATCTTCACATTCGCCCCTCGGCTCCTCAGTTTACAGTTACAAGTTTTGGTTTGTTAGAAAAAGTGGATGCTTTTTATGATTTTGGGTGGTGGAGCGGAGTAATTACGAAAAAACTCACTGACAGTAGATACGTTGTGTATTTTAAACAAACAAATAAGGTTAAAGAATTTAGTCATCTGGAATTAAGACCACATGTGGAATGGAAAGATGACGGTTGGTTCACCACTCGTCAG CCTGCTAAGGAAGACAAAAGTGTTGATTTGAAGCCTCCTATGATTACTTCTGCAAGAAAGAAAGGGAAATTATCAGCTGATTCTAGAGGCCCGAAAGCTTTACATAACA CTGCAGGTGATTTGACCCTAACAACAACAACTCCAAACACTGTTAAGGGAAAACCTGTTACCGAAAATACTCCTTCACCTGTTGTTATAGGTTTGCAATGTAAGGCACTGACGGCTTCGCAAACCAAAACATCAAAGCGGTTGATTTCCAAAAGTCCTCAAAATGTGGATGAACCCGAGGCACCTCAATCAAGTCTTCTATTGGCATCTAAGATAGTTGACGTTCAG GATAAGGAAACCGACGGCAACTCGTCAACAATAAGAAAGTGGGGAAAGACATTCAGAAGGCAACCCACAAACCGCAAGACTTCCGTGGCTT TAAGTAATCAAAATGGAGATGCCAGTGTTAAAAAGCAAAAGGAAAAGTCCAATACACCGGCGAAAGGAAAACGAGGAAGAAATATCATTAGTTTAAACATTGAGTCTTCACCACAAG TTTCTGTAGATCTTCACGATTCTTCTGCACAAATAGTATTAGTTAATGGAACTTCTGATATTGTTGAGAAAACACTCGATTTAGTGTCTGAAAATCAATCTCTTTCAAGGTTGTTTCTAGCTTCTCTCGAGTCCGCAG GTAAAGAACCATCTGGGAATTCTAATATTCCACTCTCCATCACAAACGGCGATGATCAAAAGCCGAGTTTTGAAAAACGGAGTTCATTTTGGGAGACCATCGGGTCAATGGAAGCATTTCGTTTATTTCCACAGAATCCGCATTTTCGCCCACTTGATACTCTTAACGAAAGTGCCCGTGAACGCCACGCAATCTATAAAATGGTCGACTTCTCAGGTGTTTTCGAGAACATGTGCCGTTTACGGCGTGATCATCCAAGAACCGAATTCCAAGATCAACTGGAGATCCTTTTGGAACTGGAAACCCACGGGTTTGATGTCCATTCTTTAAGAAGCCGTTTGATGGAAATGCTTTCCTGCAAGGACAAACGAGAAGCACTTGAAACGGGGTCAAAAGATCCCGAAGATCATCTTGAGATCGAGTGTGTTAAAGTTCAAGAACGCAAGATACACATCATGTTGATTGATTGTCAGATTAATGAATTGCGTGAGAAACGTGAACGACTTGTGAAAGAAAACGAGGAGAGTACGATGAATATAGCTGCTTGGGAAAAAGAAGTTGCAGAAATTGAAGAAGCGAAGTGCGAATGTGATCGCAAATTCTATGAATTAGCGAATGCTCGTTATTAA
- the LOC110921677 gene encoding DUF724 domain-containing protein 7 isoform X4: MANGFFPTYRVGKKVEVTLEEEILRDVWFPATVVEDLGNNRFLVEYKELQRVSIDHLHIRPSAPQFTVTSFGLLEKVDAFYDFGWWSGVITKKLTDSRYVVYFKQTNKVKEFSHLELRPHVEWKDDGWFTTRQPAKEDKSVDLKPPMITSARKKGKLSADSRGPKALHNSLQCKALTASQTKTSKRLISKSPQNVDEPEAPQSSLLLASKIVDVQDKETDGNSSTIRKWGKTFRRQPTNRKTSVALSNQNGDASVKKQKEKSNTPAKGKRGRNIISLNIESSPQVSVDLHDSSAQIVLVNGTSDIVEKTLDLVSENQSLSRLFLASLESAGKEPSGNSNIPLSITNGDDQKPSFEKRSSFWETIGSMEAFRLFPQNPHFRPLDTLNESARERHAIYKMVDFSGVFENMCRLRRDHPRTEFQDQLEILLELETHGFDVHSLRSRLMEMLSCKDKREALETGSKDPEDHLEIECVKVQERKIHIMLIDCQINELREKRERLVKENEESTMNIAAWEKEVAEIEEAKCECDRKFYELANARY; this comes from the exons ATGGCAAATGGGTTTTTTCCGACATACAG GGTAGGCAAAAAGGTGGAAGTAACTCTAGAGGAAGAAATTTTGCGTGACGTTTGGTTCCCTGCAACTGTCGTTGAAGATCTAGGCAACAATCGGTTCTTGGTTGAATACAAAGAGCTTCAAAGAGTTAGTATAGATCATCTTCACATTCGCCCCTCGGCTCCTCAGTTTACAGTTACAAGTTTTGGTTTGTTAGAAAAAGTGGATGCTTTTTATGATTTTGGGTGGTGGAGCGGAGTAATTACGAAAAAACTCACTGACAGTAGATACGTTGTGTATTTTAAACAAACAAATAAGGTTAAAGAATTTAGTCATCTGGAATTAAGACCACATGTGGAATGGAAAGATGACGGTTGGTTCACCACTCGTCAG CCTGCTAAGGAAGACAAAAGTGTTGATTTGAAGCCTCCTATGATTACTTCTGCAAGAAAGAAAGGGAAATTATCAGCTGATTCTAGAGGCCCGAAAGCTTTACATAACA GTTTGCAATGTAAGGCACTGACGGCTTCGCAAACCAAAACATCAAAGCGGTTGATTTCCAAAAGTCCTCAAAATGTGGATGAACCCGAGGCACCTCAATCAAGTCTTCTATTGGCATCTAAGATAGTTGACGTTCAG GATAAGGAAACCGACGGCAACTCGTCAACAATAAGAAAGTGGGGAAAGACATTCAGAAGGCAACCCACAAACCGCAAGACTTCCGTGGCTT TAAGTAATCAAAATGGAGATGCCAGTGTTAAAAAGCAAAAGGAAAAGTCCAATACACCGGCGAAAGGAAAACGAGGAAGAAATATCATTAGTTTAAACATTGAGTCTTCACCACAAG TTTCTGTAGATCTTCACGATTCTTCTGCACAAATAGTATTAGTTAATGGAACTTCTGATATTGTTGAGAAAACACTCGATTTAGTGTCTGAAAATCAATCTCTTTCAAGGTTGTTTCTAGCTTCTCTCGAGTCCGCAG GTAAAGAACCATCTGGGAATTCTAATATTCCACTCTCCATCACAAACGGCGATGATCAAAAGCCGAGTTTTGAAAAACGGAGTTCATTTTGGGAGACCATCGGGTCAATGGAAGCATTTCGTTTATTTCCACAGAATCCGCATTTTCGCCCACTTGATACTCTTAACGAAAGTGCCCGTGAACGCCACGCAATCTATAAAATGGTCGACTTCTCAGGTGTTTTCGAGAACATGTGCCGTTTACGGCGTGATCATCCAAGAACCGAATTCCAAGATCAACTGGAGATCCTTTTGGAACTGGAAACCCACGGGTTTGATGTCCATTCTTTAAGAAGCCGTTTGATGGAAATGCTTTCCTGCAAGGACAAACGAGAAGCACTTGAAACGGGGTCAAAAGATCCCGAAGATCATCTTGAGATCGAGTGTGTTAAAGTTCAAGAACGCAAGATACACATCATGTTGATTGATTGTCAGATTAATGAATTGCGTGAGAAACGTGAACGACTTGTGAAAGAAAACGAGGAGAGTACGATGAATATAGCTGCTTGGGAAAAAGAAGTTGCAGAAATTGAAGAAGCGAAGTGCGAATGTGATCGCAAATTCTATGAATTAGCGAATGCTCGTTATTAA
- the LOC110921678 gene encoding DUF724 domain-containing protein 3, with amino-acid sequence MKRSKVTNPIKPCKKLKSGIASPDPSKEVNNQSVGQTVDKTKRLLRGRKTPAKQDKSVDSRGPEALLKGAGDLTLTTIANTVKGNRVNENIPSTTADVQDKETDGNSSTIRKWGKTFKRQPTNRKTSVALSIQNEDASVKKQKEKSSTPAKGKQGRSMISLSIKSSPQVSVDLHDSSAQIVSVNGTSDIVEKSLDLVSENQSLLRSFLASLESAGKEPSGNSNIPLSITNGDDQKPSFEKRSSFWETIGSMEAFRLFPQNPHFRPLDTLNESARERHAIYKMVDFLGVFENMCRLRCDHPRTEFQDQLVILLELETHGFDVDSLRIRFMEMLSLKDKREALETGSKDPKDHLEIERVNVQEHKIDIMLIDSQIDELRNKRERLVKENEQSTLNIVAGEKEVAEIEEAKCDCDRKFHELATAPY; translated from the exons ATGAAGAGATCAAAAGTGACAAATCCTATAAAGCCTTGTAAGAAATTAAAGTCTGGGATTGCTTCTCCTGATCCGAGTAAAGAAGTCAACAACCAATCTGTTGGTCAAACCGTAGATAAGACTAAGAGACTTCTTCGTGGAAGGAAAACG CCTGCTAAGCAAGACAAAAGTGTTGATTCTAGAGGCCCGGAAGCTTTACTTAAAG GTGCAGGTGATCTGACCCTAACAACAATTGCAAACACTGTTAAGGGAAACCGTGTTAACGAAAATATTCCTTCTACGACAGCTGACGTTCAG GATAAGGAAACTGACGGCAACTCATCAACAATAAGAAAGTGGGGAAAGACATTCAAAAGGCAACCCACAAACCGCAAGACTTCTGTGGCTT TAAGTATTCAAAATGAAGATGCCAGTGTTAAAAAGCAAAAGGAAAAGTCCAGTACACCGGCGAAAGGAAAACAAGGAAGAAGTATGATTAGTTTAAGCATCAAGTCTTCACCACAAG TTTCTGTAGATCTTCACGATTCTTCTGCACAAATAGTATCAGTTAATGGAACTTCTGATATTGTTGAGAAATCACTCGACTTAGTGTCTGAAAATCAGTCTCTTTTAAGGTCGTTTCTAGCTTCTCTTGAGTCCGCAG GTAAAGAACCGTCTGGGAATTCTAATATTCCACTCTCCATCACAAACGGCGATGATCAAAAGCCGAGTTTTGAAAAACGGAGTTCATTTTGGGAGACCATCGGGTCAATGGAAGCATTTCGTTTATTTCCACAGAATCCGCATTTTCGCCCACTTGATACTCTTAACGAAAGTGCCCGTGAACGCCACGCAATCTATAAAATGGTCGACTTCTTAGGCGTTTTCGAGAACATGTGCCGTTTACGGTGTGATCATCCAAGAACCGAATTCCAAGATCAACTGGTGATCCTTTTGGAACTGGAAACCCATGGGTTTGATGTCGATTCTTTGAGAATCCGTTTTATGGAAATGCTTTCTTTGAAGGATAAACGGGAGGCACTTGAAACTGGGTCAAAAGATCCCAAAGATCATCTTGAGATTGAGCGTGTTAACGTTCAAGAACACAAGATAGACATCATGTTGATTGATAGTCAGATTGATGAATTGCGTAATAAACGTGAACGACTTGTGAAAGAAAACGAGCAGAGTACGTTGAATATAGTTGCAGGGGAAAAAGAAGTTGCAGAAATTGAAGAAGCTAAGTGCGATTGTGATCGCAAATTTCATGAATTAGCGACTGCTCCTTATTAA
- the LOC110921677 gene encoding DUF724 domain-containing protein 7 isoform X2 has translation MANGFFPTYRVGKKVEVTLEEEILRDVWFPATVVEDLGNNRFLVEYKELQRVSIDHLHIRPSAPQFTVTSFGLLEKVDAFYDFGWWSGVITKKLTDSRYVVYFKQTNKVKEFSHLELRPHVEWKDDGWFTTRQPAKEDKSVDLKPPMITSARKKGKLSADSRGPKALHNTAGDLTLTTTTPNTVKGKPVTENTPSPVVIGLQCKALTASQTKTSKRLISKSPQNVDEPEAPQSSLLLASKIVDVQDKETDGNSSTIRKWGKTFRRQPTNRKTSVALSNQNGDASVKKQKEKSNTPAKGKRGRNIISLNIESSPQDLHDSSAQIVLVNGTSDIVEKTLDLVSENQSLSRLFLASLESAGKEPSGNSNIPLSITNGDDQKPSFEKRSSFWETIGSMEAFRLFPQNPHFRPLDTLNESARERHAIYKMVDFSGVFENMCRLRRDHPRTEFQDQLEILLELETHGFDVHSLRSRLMEMLSCKDKREALETGSKDPEDHLEIECVKVQERKIHIMLIDCQINELREKRERLVKENEESTMNIAAWEKEVAEIEEAKCECDRKFYELANARY, from the exons ATGGCAAATGGGTTTTTTCCGACATACAG GGTAGGCAAAAAGGTGGAAGTAACTCTAGAGGAAGAAATTTTGCGTGACGTTTGGTTCCCTGCAACTGTCGTTGAAGATCTAGGCAACAATCGGTTCTTGGTTGAATACAAAGAGCTTCAAAGAGTTAGTATAGATCATCTTCACATTCGCCCCTCGGCTCCTCAGTTTACAGTTACAAGTTTTGGTTTGTTAGAAAAAGTGGATGCTTTTTATGATTTTGGGTGGTGGAGCGGAGTAATTACGAAAAAACTCACTGACAGTAGATACGTTGTGTATTTTAAACAAACAAATAAGGTTAAAGAATTTAGTCATCTGGAATTAAGACCACATGTGGAATGGAAAGATGACGGTTGGTTCACCACTCGTCAG CCTGCTAAGGAAGACAAAAGTGTTGATTTGAAGCCTCCTATGATTACTTCTGCAAGAAAGAAAGGGAAATTATCAGCTGATTCTAGAGGCCCGAAAGCTTTACATAACA CTGCAGGTGATTTGACCCTAACAACAACAACTCCAAACACTGTTAAGGGAAAACCTGTTACCGAAAATACTCCTTCACCTGTTGTTATAGGTTTGCAATGTAAGGCACTGACGGCTTCGCAAACCAAAACATCAAAGCGGTTGATTTCCAAAAGTCCTCAAAATGTGGATGAACCCGAGGCACCTCAATCAAGTCTTCTATTGGCATCTAAGATAGTTGACGTTCAG GATAAGGAAACCGACGGCAACTCGTCAACAATAAGAAAGTGGGGAAAGACATTCAGAAGGCAACCCACAAACCGCAAGACTTCCGTGGCTT TAAGTAATCAAAATGGAGATGCCAGTGTTAAAAAGCAAAAGGAAAAGTCCAATACACCGGCGAAAGGAAAACGAGGAAGAAATATCATTAGTTTAAACATTGAGTCTTCACCACAAG ATCTTCACGATTCTTCTGCACAAATAGTATTAGTTAATGGAACTTCTGATATTGTTGAGAAAACACTCGATTTAGTGTCTGAAAATCAATCTCTTTCAAGGTTGTTTCTAGCTTCTCTCGAGTCCGCAG GTAAAGAACCATCTGGGAATTCTAATATTCCACTCTCCATCACAAACGGCGATGATCAAAAGCCGAGTTTTGAAAAACGGAGTTCATTTTGGGAGACCATCGGGTCAATGGAAGCATTTCGTTTATTTCCACAGAATCCGCATTTTCGCCCACTTGATACTCTTAACGAAAGTGCCCGTGAACGCCACGCAATCTATAAAATGGTCGACTTCTCAGGTGTTTTCGAGAACATGTGCCGTTTACGGCGTGATCATCCAAGAACCGAATTCCAAGATCAACTGGAGATCCTTTTGGAACTGGAAACCCACGGGTTTGATGTCCATTCTTTAAGAAGCCGTTTGATGGAAATGCTTTCCTGCAAGGACAAACGAGAAGCACTTGAAACGGGGTCAAAAGATCCCGAAGATCATCTTGAGATCGAGTGTGTTAAAGTTCAAGAACGCAAGATACACATCATGTTGATTGATTGTCAGATTAATGAATTGCGTGAGAAACGTGAACGACTTGTGAAAGAAAACGAGGAGAGTACGATGAATATAGCTGCTTGGGAAAAAGAAGTTGCAGAAATTGAAGAAGCGAAGTGCGAATGTGATCGCAAATTCTATGAATTAGCGAATGCTCGTTATTAA
- the LOC110921677 gene encoding DUF724 domain-containing protein 7 isoform X3 gives MANGFFPTYRVGKKVEVTLEEEILRDVWFPATVVEDLGNNRFLVEYKELQRVSIDHLHIRPSAPQFTVTSFGLLEKVDAFYDFGWWSGVITKKLTDSRYVVYFKQTNKVKEFSHLELRPHVEWKDDGWFTTRQPAKEDKSVDLKPPMITSARKKGKLSADSRGPKALHNTAGLQCKALTASQTKTSKRLISKSPQNVDEPEAPQSSLLLASKIVDVQDKETDGNSSTIRKWGKTFRRQPTNRKTSVALSNQNGDASVKKQKEKSNTPAKGKRGRNIISLNIESSPQVSVDLHDSSAQIVLVNGTSDIVEKTLDLVSENQSLSRLFLASLESAGKEPSGNSNIPLSITNGDDQKPSFEKRSSFWETIGSMEAFRLFPQNPHFRPLDTLNESARERHAIYKMVDFSGVFENMCRLRRDHPRTEFQDQLEILLELETHGFDVHSLRSRLMEMLSCKDKREALETGSKDPEDHLEIECVKVQERKIHIMLIDCQINELREKRERLVKENEESTMNIAAWEKEVAEIEEAKCECDRKFYELANARY, from the exons ATGGCAAATGGGTTTTTTCCGACATACAG GGTAGGCAAAAAGGTGGAAGTAACTCTAGAGGAAGAAATTTTGCGTGACGTTTGGTTCCCTGCAACTGTCGTTGAAGATCTAGGCAACAATCGGTTCTTGGTTGAATACAAAGAGCTTCAAAGAGTTAGTATAGATCATCTTCACATTCGCCCCTCGGCTCCTCAGTTTACAGTTACAAGTTTTGGTTTGTTAGAAAAAGTGGATGCTTTTTATGATTTTGGGTGGTGGAGCGGAGTAATTACGAAAAAACTCACTGACAGTAGATACGTTGTGTATTTTAAACAAACAAATAAGGTTAAAGAATTTAGTCATCTGGAATTAAGACCACATGTGGAATGGAAAGATGACGGTTGGTTCACCACTCGTCAG CCTGCTAAGGAAGACAAAAGTGTTGATTTGAAGCCTCCTATGATTACTTCTGCAAGAAAGAAAGGGAAATTATCAGCTGATTCTAGAGGCCCGAAAGCTTTACATAACA CTGCAG GTTTGCAATGTAAGGCACTGACGGCTTCGCAAACCAAAACATCAAAGCGGTTGATTTCCAAAAGTCCTCAAAATGTGGATGAACCCGAGGCACCTCAATCAAGTCTTCTATTGGCATCTAAGATAGTTGACGTTCAG GATAAGGAAACCGACGGCAACTCGTCAACAATAAGAAAGTGGGGAAAGACATTCAGAAGGCAACCCACAAACCGCAAGACTTCCGTGGCTT TAAGTAATCAAAATGGAGATGCCAGTGTTAAAAAGCAAAAGGAAAAGTCCAATACACCGGCGAAAGGAAAACGAGGAAGAAATATCATTAGTTTAAACATTGAGTCTTCACCACAAG TTTCTGTAGATCTTCACGATTCTTCTGCACAAATAGTATTAGTTAATGGAACTTCTGATATTGTTGAGAAAACACTCGATTTAGTGTCTGAAAATCAATCTCTTTCAAGGTTGTTTCTAGCTTCTCTCGAGTCCGCAG GTAAAGAACCATCTGGGAATTCTAATATTCCACTCTCCATCACAAACGGCGATGATCAAAAGCCGAGTTTTGAAAAACGGAGTTCATTTTGGGAGACCATCGGGTCAATGGAAGCATTTCGTTTATTTCCACAGAATCCGCATTTTCGCCCACTTGATACTCTTAACGAAAGTGCCCGTGAACGCCACGCAATCTATAAAATGGTCGACTTCTCAGGTGTTTTCGAGAACATGTGCCGTTTACGGCGTGATCATCCAAGAACCGAATTCCAAGATCAACTGGAGATCCTTTTGGAACTGGAAACCCACGGGTTTGATGTCCATTCTTTAAGAAGCCGTTTGATGGAAATGCTTTCCTGCAAGGACAAACGAGAAGCACTTGAAACGGGGTCAAAAGATCCCGAAGATCATCTTGAGATCGAGTGTGTTAAAGTTCAAGAACGCAAGATACACATCATGTTGATTGATTGTCAGATTAATGAATTGCGTGAGAAACGTGAACGACTTGTGAAAGAAAACGAGGAGAGTACGATGAATATAGCTGCTTGGGAAAAAGAAGTTGCAGAAATTGAAGAAGCGAAGTGCGAATGTGATCGCAAATTCTATGAATTAGCGAATGCTCGTTATTAA
- the LOC110921677 gene encoding DUF724 domain-containing protein 7 isoform X5 → MANGFFPTYRVGKKVEVTLEEEILRDVWFPATVVEDLGNNRFLVEYKELQRVSIDHLHIRPSAPQFTVTSFGLLEKVDAFYDFGWWSGVITKKLTDSRYVVYFKQTNKVKEFSHLELRPHVEWKDDGWFTTRQPAKEDKSVDLKPPMITSARKKGKLSADSRGPKALHNTAGDLTLTTTTPNTVKGKPVTENTPSPVVIGLQCKALTASQTKTSKRLISKSPQNVDEPEAPQSSLLLASKIVDVQDKETDGNSSTIRKWGKTFRRQPTNRKTSVALSNQNGDASVKKQKEKSNTPAKGKRGRNIISLNIESSPQGKEPSGNSNIPLSITNGDDQKPSFEKRSSFWETIGSMEAFRLFPQNPHFRPLDTLNESARERHAIYKMVDFSGVFENMCRLRRDHPRTEFQDQLEILLELETHGFDVHSLRSRLMEMLSCKDKREALETGSKDPEDHLEIECVKVQERKIHIMLIDCQINELREKRERLVKENEESTMNIAAWEKEVAEIEEAKCECDRKFYELANARY, encoded by the exons ATGGCAAATGGGTTTTTTCCGACATACAG GGTAGGCAAAAAGGTGGAAGTAACTCTAGAGGAAGAAATTTTGCGTGACGTTTGGTTCCCTGCAACTGTCGTTGAAGATCTAGGCAACAATCGGTTCTTGGTTGAATACAAAGAGCTTCAAAGAGTTAGTATAGATCATCTTCACATTCGCCCCTCGGCTCCTCAGTTTACAGTTACAAGTTTTGGTTTGTTAGAAAAAGTGGATGCTTTTTATGATTTTGGGTGGTGGAGCGGAGTAATTACGAAAAAACTCACTGACAGTAGATACGTTGTGTATTTTAAACAAACAAATAAGGTTAAAGAATTTAGTCATCTGGAATTAAGACCACATGTGGAATGGAAAGATGACGGTTGGTTCACCACTCGTCAG CCTGCTAAGGAAGACAAAAGTGTTGATTTGAAGCCTCCTATGATTACTTCTGCAAGAAAGAAAGGGAAATTATCAGCTGATTCTAGAGGCCCGAAAGCTTTACATAACA CTGCAGGTGATTTGACCCTAACAACAACAACTCCAAACACTGTTAAGGGAAAACCTGTTACCGAAAATACTCCTTCACCTGTTGTTATAGGTTTGCAATGTAAGGCACTGACGGCTTCGCAAACCAAAACATCAAAGCGGTTGATTTCCAAAAGTCCTCAAAATGTGGATGAACCCGAGGCACCTCAATCAAGTCTTCTATTGGCATCTAAGATAGTTGACGTTCAG GATAAGGAAACCGACGGCAACTCGTCAACAATAAGAAAGTGGGGAAAGACATTCAGAAGGCAACCCACAAACCGCAAGACTTCCGTGGCTT TAAGTAATCAAAATGGAGATGCCAGTGTTAAAAAGCAAAAGGAAAAGTCCAATACACCGGCGAAAGGAAAACGAGGAAGAAATATCATTAGTTTAAACATTGAGTCTTCACCACAAG GTAAAGAACCATCTGGGAATTCTAATATTCCACTCTCCATCACAAACGGCGATGATCAAAAGCCGAGTTTTGAAAAACGGAGTTCATTTTGGGAGACCATCGGGTCAATGGAAGCATTTCGTTTATTTCCACAGAATCCGCATTTTCGCCCACTTGATACTCTTAACGAAAGTGCCCGTGAACGCCACGCAATCTATAAAATGGTCGACTTCTCAGGTGTTTTCGAGAACATGTGCCGTTTACGGCGTGATCATCCAAGAACCGAATTCCAAGATCAACTGGAGATCCTTTTGGAACTGGAAACCCACGGGTTTGATGTCCATTCTTTAAGAAGCCGTTTGATGGAAATGCTTTCCTGCAAGGACAAACGAGAAGCACTTGAAACGGGGTCAAAAGATCCCGAAGATCATCTTGAGATCGAGTGTGTTAAAGTTCAAGAACGCAAGATACACATCATGTTGATTGATTGTCAGATTAATGAATTGCGTGAGAAACGTGAACGACTTGTGAAAGAAAACGAGGAGAGTACGATGAATATAGCTGCTTGGGAAAAAGAAGTTGCAGAAATTGAAGAAGCGAAGTGCGAATGTGATCGCAAATTCTATGAATTAGCGAATGCTCGTTATTAA